The sequence ataaaaaaaaaattgtttacaTTTCTTTCTAGCactaacataatttataatgaatttcatctttctttttcaAACGCCAAAGGAAGGTTTATAGAGAGAAGATCACTCTTCTCCCCTCCTTCCTTCTGCCACAGCTGCCTCCTCAGCCCTCTTCCACCTGTCACCGCCACAACCATCATGttcctttctctcttttttttctttattttccatCTTTCCAGCCTTCTAACTAGGTTTCCTTAGAAGGGGAAAAAGAAAGCTTGTTTTTCTTCATCCTCCTCTCACctatgtttttgttttagtttttagCTTTACATTTACATTTTCTTGCTGGTTTGAAATCTATATACTTTATTGAAGTGCTCTTTCCGTCAAATCTACATTTGTTAGCTATActtatttcatttatattttcTTCAGTCTTATCAAGAACAGAAAATGTTGATCTTGTCCATAAATCTATAGATCTGtgtggttgcaaaaaaaaaaggactcatATCCGAATGTCCGGAAAAGCCAAAATAGTGAAGAATggttttttatattattttaatgatCAACAAAGTTAATTACTACCCATTATCAaacaaatgttttatttcttaaaaaaacaacaactaataacataataaacatatttatcTAACTACATTTTAATGGTAAAtatcaattaataaatttaaatttactattatgttttttaaaacTATATTTCTATTCAAAATTATATAGATTAAATTAACAATTAAACTAATGAATATTATTGGAATATTTTAGAAGAATATTGTTgggatgaaaataaaaaatcgttttatttcattaaaatagcaaaaaatggtaaaataataataataaaaaattgagCCTGTTTCGGCGAGACAGGCTGTTgtaacaattttatttttttcgaaCGCCTCGTCCGAGACCGGACCACATCTCGGCGAGACGGATTTGATGCCATTTTCTCGACACCTATTCACGCGTCCATTACCCACGTTTTTTGGCTCCATCTCTGCAATATCAATAGTGGAAATGATGATAGAACAGGGAATCATGGAATATgaagtttgaatttttttttttgctataaaTAGGACCTCAAATTATCATCCCAAACCCAACCAAAAATCCAATCAACTCCTATAGCAaaaactcagtttcttcttttAAAATTGTTCTTCCAAAATCCTTTTTTCCAGACAATCGAGCTTTGTTCTAAAGCTTTAGTCTTCGTCTTTAAGCCTTTAATTTCATTCCTCAATCCTTGAATTTGTTTGAGACTAGGTTCCCATCAAGGCaccatcatcatcttctccaaaaGCTCACAAACATCTTTGAACATAAATTCCAGCTCTCGgtttatattttcattcaaTTCTCTGTTTGATCAATCACAACAGTTGTCATCCACAATACGTTACTAATTTTCAACTCCAGACACCAACGAGTCACCAATTCACTCTCAATTTTAAGTTTGTTATTTTCAATTTCAGCTTTTGTCAATATTATCATTCTTAAGACTAATCGTTTTTGTTCAACGTAATTTCTCGTTCAATGTAATTTCTCTATGAAATTAACATAGTTTTCAGTTGTAATTATCGCTttcgttttcaattttcatcaTTTGTAATCAAAACAATATTTacagaatcaataaataaggaaaaaaattcataaatcctTTGTGTTGATTTCATTTTAGTCATCATTGCTTTAGCTAGTTAAGTTCTCTGTGATGGAGTTAGGAACCCAAAAGGATTTTTATCAATCCTTGCATCCTTCGCCCAATCGTTTAATTGTTAGAAGTCAAGTTTGGTATACAATGTATATTAAAAATCATTTGAGAATTAATTATCTAGCACGTCCGCACAATCACTCGCAAAAGCTAAGATTGAAATCGGGATATTCCAAAAATATCGCcaacaaatataaaattattaggTTTTTGTTTTAGTAAAATgtcaaattataaattaattggtATATATTAGAAAATGTATTATATAATATCCAATACTATTAGCAATCCAAGTCTAAAGTTTTTGATCCAACATTCAGGATCATAAATGAAAATCtcattttattagtaaaaaaaacttaaaaataattgTTCGAATACTATTTACAAAGTTGAGAATGATTCTCATAGCCACATTGATATGTATATACACCAAAATATTTGAATAGCATAAATTCATCACCGGGCTTCAGAATCACGAATTGAATTGATATTGAAGATTGAAATACCTATTATATTACTTAGCAATGTAGATTGGACTATATAATGACACTCGATTAGGAAAATATGTGATTAAAGCTGAGAAAATTACAGATTACAATATTACTTGACTTGCTTTAATTCCATTGGATATCAAATTACCATTCAATCCCAATCTCTCctaattatttatttgtttagcatgacaatttataaaaatcaaGGACAATTACTTTCACATGTTAGTTTATATCTTCCTCGCCCGATTTTCAATATGTTGTAGTTTCTAAATAAACGACATAAAAGAACTTAAAAATTTTATTTGCAATCAGGAACATATAATTATATTCAAGACATTATTGTGCACTATTTCAATTTTCgaagaaaaaattacaaataacatTCGAATGCTCGCTCTTGCTTATTCATATATTTATACACATAATTATACATGTGGACACACTGTAATTCCCAGGCATAGCGCTAGTTGATtttaaaacaaatatatatCTCAGAAGCTAAAGTTAAAGTTTAAGGCTCATCCTTTATTTCTACACTGCATCTGAGTATTTTGAGCAAAATACAAAGGATGACACTACTTTTATAGGATTCACTTGTCAGTTGTCTAATCAGATTTACAAGTATCCTTCGGTTTCTTTCACATTGGAAACCATTTATCATAAGGTGATTTGAAGAAATCAAGCTCGGTAAGTAAATTAACAGTACTAAACCAAATTTTGAGGGAAGGTTCAGATATTACAAAATTGTTGCAGTAACCGGTTTAGGGGGAAAAAATCATGGCGCCTCAAAGCAACAATATCAGTTGATCATCCTCCTCAACCAACCTCAGTAATTTTATCACATGTTTGCTATTCTATTTCCCTTGCTTAAATAGGAGAGATCCAATGCTTGAACGCCATCCAAACAACGATGATGGCTCATGCTTTGTAGGAAGAATTGATGCCAGACCCACTCTCACACTATGGCTGGGTGCGATCTCCGGCTTGGGATTTGCCTCTGCAGACCTGGAAAAGATGCCAAGAGAATGAAACTTTAATTGCAATTCTTCAATAGAATATGCCTCGTAGCATACAGTCTCACATCAACACAGATTATTTCTAGGGATTGTCCAAAACATTTTCTAGATCAAGTCCATAAAGCTACTGATAATCAAATGTAGTCAAGAACAGCGAAACGTCAAAACAGAATGGAGCAATACAATTATAATGTGTCTAAAGTACATAAATAGAATGGAGCAAGGCTTTTCTCATTCAGAAATCTGCACCGATATTTATGTATACCTTCATCCGAACACCATAAACCCTTTACTTTCTTCATacattatcaatgggcataGAAAATTATCATACCTATGAACAAAGCCTTTTTTTTGTCTTCTCCTTTTTACTTCCACCATTTTAATTTCACTAGAAAATCAAAAGTAAGGTAAAGGACAGGTTTATTTACCCTTTTCCAATTATAAACCCCTTTTCCTCCAACTCCAAGCCTTCCAAGCAAAATATTATTCACCCTGCTCTTCGTGCCTTTCTACAACTTTTAATTTCACAAGCACAGAAAACTACAGATGTTCTCCATCATCCCCTCCCTCCTTTCAAGAATGATAAGCAAATTACAGcaataattttccttatttcaACCACACGTATACAGATATCCCAGTGTGAAATGAAGTCAACCTATGTGTTAAGTGTAAATCGGGTGCAACTACCATCAATGGTCTATGTGTTTGTATTGAAAGAAGTATTCCCTAGAGAAACTTCAAGACAATGCTTTACAGTTGAAAGCCTGCAACTAGTTGCAAAATCAATTATTTCAAATGCACTTTACTTTCTGTAATTGAGGAAGGTATTTACTTCACTAGAGCAAGTTTAATTGTAAACACAGGATCCTACAGTAGATTTACCATTATAGGTCAACAGATGATGCTTTAGAAGTTATATGAGCTTAATTCTTTATCAGATCTTGTTagcatataaactttacatatccTTAACCCATTTCCACAATGTATATACATCCACACATAAAACTCGTGTTAAGATTAATCATCTTGGAACTTTTAGCTGTAATAATCCTATAAGGCTATAACTGTGTTTAATCGCATCGTTTGGTTCTTATTGTTAAACAACCACCTATTTCTCAATTAAATGAAGATGAAGTCTAGCAAAGAATCAATGCATATGGAAGGATAACTGAAACACTACAGAGCACCTATAAATAAAGCTATTAtgatcttaatatataaatcatACTGTGAGAGGCAAAAACTCAGGTCCGGATTTATTTCCTTCCGAGTAATTCATACTTATGCAGTATATTAAACAAAGCAAATGAATTGCCACGAGAGTATCAGAAAACATACGTGGCTCCTTCAAATGCAAATGATGACATCCCCTGGCGTTGCTTGTGCTTTGGATTTGAAGAACAAATCACATATACACGTCCACGGCGTTTAATAACCTGACAGAACTCACACATCCTCTTCACAGACGACCGAACCTTCATGGCTActgaaaacaaaataaaaattaatcaaaatcCCTAACCAAACTACAGTTGAAATATCAGGAAAAACAAACGTTTCCTTTAAAAGGAAAATTGGAGGAAAATCCCCAACAATGAACTATGATAAACCACTTCGTTTTTTCgacagaaaggaaaaaaaacagcAAACTTTTATTGTACATCATTCATCTCACACCACAAATCTAAATCTTCAAAAATCCGGACGAGAAAAGGAATTCAAATTGTTTCAATTATAGAGAAGAAGTCATCACACCGACCAGATGCAACTATGGAATTGAAGGAAATATTATTCGATCGCAATAAACAAAAAGCAAATCAACGCAGTAAGAATGAATATGAGAACTGAATTAAAAATCACACGAAAGGAAAATTGGCGAGAGTTAGGGAGAAATTGCGAACCAATTGTCGGATGAGAGG comes from Euphorbia lathyris chromosome 8, ddEupLath1.1, whole genome shotgun sequence and encodes:
- the LOC136204130 gene encoding uncharacterized protein, with amino-acid sequence MKVRSSVKRMCEFCQVIKRRGRVYVICSSNPKHKQRQGMSSFAFEGATSAEANPKPEIAPSHSVRVGLASILPTKHEPSSLFGWRSSIGSLLFKQGK